In the genome of Streptacidiphilus rugosus AM-16, one region contains:
- a CDS encoding IS701 family transposase, which produces MTPGELDQVREDLVAFTAEMFEAFARTDQHRWGQAYVRGLLLDGRRKSVEPMAARLGEDGNRQALAHFVTSSPWDWAHVRARLAWRMHEAIDPSVLVVDDTGFLKDGDASAGVSRQYTGTAGKVTNCQVGVSVHLARDHASAPVNWRLFLPKSWDPGSDQADPVKVARRDRCGIPADLGHVEKWQLALDMIDETRSWGVDVPLVLADAGYGDAAAFRLGLNQRGLHYVVGISTTPTAHPASARPVTPPYSGTGRPPVPKYPEAARSVKALVIEAGRSAARPVQWREGSRPGTGRSGYKRMYSRFVALRIRPAGREIRDATQGVELAECWVLAEWPAKEAEPVQFWLSDLPADTPLTTLVRLAKLRWRIEHDYREMKQALGLAHFEGRTFNGWHHHVTLVSLAHAFCTLRRLTTAPKDAAPA; this is translated from the coding sequence GTGACACCTGGGGAGTTGGATCAGGTCCGGGAGGACCTGGTGGCGTTCACGGCGGAGATGTTCGAGGCGTTCGCGCGCACCGATCAGCACCGCTGGGGGCAGGCGTATGTGCGTGGGCTGCTGTTGGACGGGCGGCGCAAGTCAGTGGAGCCGATGGCCGCCCGGCTGGGAGAGGACGGAAACCGCCAGGCCCTGGCCCATTTCGTGACCTCCAGCCCGTGGGACTGGGCGCATGTGCGGGCGAGGCTGGCGTGGCGGATGCACGAGGCGATCGACCCGAGCGTGCTGGTCGTGGACGACACCGGGTTCCTCAAGGACGGCGACGCTTCCGCGGGCGTGTCGCGGCAGTACACCGGCACCGCGGGCAAGGTCACCAACTGCCAGGTCGGCGTGTCGGTGCACCTGGCCCGCGACCACGCCTCCGCGCCGGTCAACTGGCGCCTGTTCCTGCCCAAGTCCTGGGACCCGGGCTCGGATCAGGCCGACCCCGTCAAGGTCGCCCGCCGGGATCGCTGCGGCATCCCGGCCGACCTGGGCCACGTCGAGAAGTGGCAACTCGCGCTCGACATGATCGACGAGACCCGCTCGTGGGGCGTGGACGTGCCGCTGGTCCTGGCGGACGCGGGCTATGGCGACGCTGCCGCGTTCCGGCTGGGGCTGAACCAGCGCGGTCTGCACTACGTAGTCGGGATCTCGACCACACCCACTGCCCATCCGGCTTCGGCCCGCCCGGTCACGCCGCCGTACAGCGGCACCGGGCGGCCACCGGTGCCGAAGTACCCCGAGGCGGCCCGCTCGGTCAAAGCCCTGGTCATCGAGGCAGGGCGAAGTGCGGCACGTCCGGTGCAGTGGCGCGAGGGTTCACGTCCGGGCACGGGCCGCAGCGGCTACAAGCGCATGTACTCGCGTTTCGTGGCCCTGCGGATCCGCCCCGCCGGACGCGAGATCCGCGACGCCACCCAGGGCGTGGAACTCGCCGAGTGCTGGGTGCTGGCCGAATGGCCCGCGAAGGAAGCAGAACCGGTCCAGTTCTGGCTCTCCGACCTGCCTGCCGACACCCCACTGACCACCCTGGTCCGGCTGGCCAAACTGCGCTGGCGGATCGAGCACGACTACCGCGAGATGAAACAGGCCCTCGGCCTGGCCCACTTCGAGGGCCGCACGTTCAACGGCTGGCACCACCACGTCACCCTGGTCTCCCTCGCCCACGCGTTCTGCACGCTGCGCAGGCTGACCACCGCCCCAAAAGACGCGGCGCCGGCCTGA
- a CDS encoding FG-GAP repeat domain-containing protein translates to MDGSWYGASYVTPDGVAYAGTTQSFGAGAAIVDADDTFELVNSGGSQYVWEPGQGVVSTAAPITGAALWEGTLWRSAGVGRIQAFKLPERLTSMPLTRTVDTGASCAPTEVQVAQHWLYWSCGTAGPAGVYDLTTNASFGVPAGPVLLGDGYLVRHDAASGDLRLTDVHTDAVGADTTLATFAARGSGDDRHLTWTVDRTSGDVAYADADHVVHVLTTGVPSSPETAVSAQYMDTLEAGGNQYPWTVGGVLSRPAASWRFVVERTSTGEQVHVATGGPTPAAFSTAWSGLTDAGKKPYSGAYTWQIWATPADAPDAPAQLAATGSVVLLDGRAPFHSLSDNGQPEVIGILRGDMMGYTAGEGLVYDGNGHGGLSGQGGYFSLTDLTGVNQSNAVVLFGDLNGDGINDTLVRTVTGALRVYPGLAGYPNPLAGKPVTLGTGWNIYNQLVSVGDLNGDGRDDLVARDGAGVLWFYAANGKGSFVPRVRIGSGWNVYTRIVGMGDLNGDGAGDLLAVDAHGSLWRYLGNGHGSFAPRVQIGSGFSIYNAIVGVGDLTGDGRNDYVARDSAGLLWRYDGDGKGRFSARTRIGTGWNIFSTVL, encoded by the coding sequence GTGGACGGGAGCTGGTACGGCGCCTCCTACGTGACGCCGGACGGTGTCGCTTATGCGGGCACGACGCAGAGCTTCGGCGCCGGCGCGGCGATCGTCGATGCCGACGACACCTTCGAGCTGGTGAACAGCGGCGGCTCGCAGTACGTCTGGGAGCCGGGACAGGGCGTCGTGAGCACCGCCGCGCCGATCACCGGTGCGGCACTGTGGGAGGGGACGCTCTGGCGGTCCGCCGGCGTGGGCCGGATCCAGGCCTTCAAGCTCCCGGAGCGGCTCACGTCGATGCCGCTGACCCGGACCGTCGACACCGGGGCGTCCTGCGCGCCCACCGAGGTCCAGGTCGCGCAGCACTGGCTGTACTGGAGCTGCGGCACTGCCGGTCCCGCGGGGGTCTACGACCTGACCACCAACGCCTCCTTCGGTGTCCCCGCCGGCCCGGTCCTGCTCGGCGACGGCTATCTGGTGCGCCATGACGCCGCCTCGGGCGACCTGCGGCTCACGGACGTCCACACCGACGCCGTCGGCGCGGACACCACGCTGGCGACCTTCGCCGCCCGGGGCTCCGGCGACGACCGGCACCTCACCTGGACCGTCGACCGGACCAGCGGGGACGTGGCCTACGCCGACGCCGACCACGTGGTCCACGTGCTCACCACCGGCGTCCCCTCGTCCCCGGAGACCGCCGTCTCCGCCCAGTACATGGACACCCTGGAGGCCGGCGGAAACCAGTACCCGTGGACCGTGGGCGGTGTGCTGAGCCGCCCGGCTGCCTCCTGGCGCTTCGTGGTGGAGCGGACGTCCACCGGCGAGCAGGTCCACGTCGCAACCGGCGGCCCCACCCCCGCCGCCTTCTCGACCGCATGGAGCGGCCTGACGGACGCCGGCAAGAAGCCCTACAGCGGCGCATACACCTGGCAGATCTGGGCGACTCCGGCCGACGCCCCGGACGCCCCGGCCCAGCTCGCCGCGACGGGCTCCGTCGTGCTGCTGGACGGCCGCGCGCCCTTCCACTCGCTCAGCGACAACGGCCAGCCGGAGGTGATCGGCATCCTCCGCGGCGACATGATGGGCTACACGGCCGGTGAGGGCCTCGTCTACGACGGCAACGGCCACGGCGGACTGTCAGGTCAGGGCGGCTACTTCTCACTCACCGACCTCACCGGCGTGAACCAGTCGAACGCGGTCGTGCTCTTCGGCGACCTGAACGGCGACGGGATCAACGACACCCTGGTCCGCACGGTCACCGGCGCGCTGCGGGTCTATCCCGGCCTGGCCGGCTACCCGAACCCGCTGGCGGGCAAGCCGGTCACCCTCGGCACCGGCTGGAACATCTACAACCAGCTGGTCTCGGTGGGCGACCTGAACGGTGACGGCCGCGACGATCTCGTCGCCAGGGACGGTGCGGGGGTGCTCTGGTTCTACGCCGCCAACGGCAAGGGCAGCTTCGTTCCCCGGGTGAGGATCGGCAGCGGCTGGAACGTCTACACCCGGATCGTCGGCATGGGCGATCTGAACGGTGACGGCGCGGGCGACCTGCTCGCCGTGGACGCCCACGGGTCCCTGTGGCGCTACCTGGGCAACGGCCACGGCAGCTTCGCCCCGCGGGTGCAGATCGGCTCGGGCTTCTCGATCTACAACGCCATCGTCGGCGTCGGCGACCTGACCGGGGACGGCAGGAACGACTACGTGGCCCGCGACAGCGCCGGCCTGCTCTGGCGCTACGACGGCGACGGCAAGGGCCGCTTCTCCGCTCGGACCCGGATCGGCACCGGCTGGAACATCTTCTCCACGGTGC
- a CDS encoding SLATT domain-containing protein → MSQPEMQPEESSWGKEAGAEDTSAAPAPAVPAPRSAGSGRDLSVRQFPLGDWGEPAERLEELYRWSEERAVEAIDWYHRDRRWKRRGARLLRALAAILGAGGAVLPLVALTGVWKAGHDWGYVLLLLAACCLVADRVFGLTSGWMRDISTAQALQRRLEAFQFDWASECVREVLGPTEGTAGEAAERCLGVLRRFCEDVSDMVRTETSEWMLEFRASMTQLPTQAAGTWGGRVEGSGAQVRVLPSLGTSRPTMPRQRPPESPLR, encoded by the coding sequence GTGAGCCAGCCGGAGATGCAGCCCGAGGAATCCTCCTGGGGCAAGGAGGCCGGGGCTGAGGACACGTCAGCCGCCCCCGCTCCCGCCGTGCCCGCCCCGCGCTCGGCAGGAAGCGGACGCGACCTGAGCGTCCGGCAGTTCCCCCTGGGTGACTGGGGCGAGCCGGCCGAGCGCCTGGAGGAGCTCTACCGCTGGTCCGAGGAGCGCGCCGTCGAGGCGATCGACTGGTACCACCGCGACCGCCGCTGGAAGCGCAGGGGCGCGCGGCTCCTCCGGGCGCTCGCGGCGATCCTGGGCGCGGGCGGCGCGGTGCTGCCGCTGGTCGCCCTGACGGGCGTCTGGAAGGCCGGTCACGACTGGGGTTACGTGCTGCTGCTGCTGGCGGCCTGCTGCCTGGTCGCGGACCGGGTCTTCGGCCTGACCAGCGGCTGGATGCGCGACATCAGCACGGCGCAGGCCCTGCAGCGGCGACTGGAGGCGTTCCAGTTCGACTGGGCCTCGGAGTGCGTGCGCGAGGTGCTCGGTCCCACCGAGGGCACCGCGGGCGAGGCGGCCGAGCGCTGCCTCGGCGTGCTGCGCCGCTTCTGCGAGGACGTGTCGGACATGGTCCGCACGGAGACCTCCGAGTGGATGCTGGAGTTCCGCGCGTCGATGACCCAGCTGCCGACGCAGGCCGCGGGCACCTGGGGCGGCCGCGTCGAGGGCTCGGGCGCGCAGGTCCGGGTCCTGCCCTCCCTCGGCACCAGCCGCCCGACCATGCCGCGGCAGCGCCCCCCGGAGTCCCCGCTGCGCTGA